One genomic window of Glycine max cultivar Williams 82 chromosome 16, Glycine_max_v4.0, whole genome shotgun sequence includes the following:
- the LOC100788551 gene encoding scarecrow-like protein 8, with amino-acid sequence MSSSGFPGGGGASEFFAGVGGFGGRSIPATSMNNPNAAASATNNNLHPLYRTQQQQQQQQQQNLPAMFLDPSSQIAQRQTPTLIGKRTLTEFQAYNQTNNNPNHVLSNLLLRTVKPRTTFSHNHMDFPVPELQSQNLYANQTQRFGVPLLHQLRPQPINLPNNGPVPMTGPNFGYRNSNLGFPPNQNRVRVSPPVSVPVQVQSSEPEKKIMDHRLLELEKQLLEDNDEEGEADAASVITTSEWSETYQNLISPGPVQKPVLTTTSPTSSTTSSTSSSSSVASPASGCSKQTLMEAASAIVEGKHDVAAEILNRLNGVNRSDRLTDCMVSALKSRMNPGEHPPPVAELFRKEHAESSQLLLDNSVCFKVGFMAANYAILEAAFEEKTENNRFCVVDFEIGKGKQYLHLLNALSARDQNAVVKIAAVAENGGEERVRAVGDMLSLLAEKLRIRFEFKIVATQKITELTRESLGCEVDEVLMVNFAFNLNKIPDESVSTENPRDELLRRVKRLAPRVVTIVEQEINANTAPFLARVAETLSYYSALLESIEATTAGRENNNNNLDRVRLEEGLSRKLHNSVACEGRDRVERCEVFGKWRARMSMAGFELKPLSQSMAESIKSRLTTANNRVNSGLTVKEENGGICFGWMGRTLTVASAWR; translated from the coding sequence ATGTCCTCGTCGGGGTTCCCTGGCGGCGGTGGTGCGTCGGAGTTTTTCGCCGGGGTAGGTGGTTTCGGCGGCAGATCCATTCCGGCGACCAGCATGAACAACCCCAACGCCGCCGCCTCCGCCACCAACAACAACCTCCACCCTCTCTACCGaacccaacaacaacaacaacaacaacaacaacagaaccTCCCCGCAATGTTTCTAGATCCTTCCTCGCAGATCGCCCAACGGCAAACACCAACCCTAATCGGTAAACGTACCCTAACCGAATTCCAAGCCTACAACCAAACCAACAACAACCCAAACCACGTCCTCTCCAACCTCCTGCTTCGTACCGTTAAGCCCCGAACCACTTTCTCCCATAACCATATGGACTTTCCCGTTCCTGAATTGCAAAGCCAAAACCTTTATGCCAACCAAACGCAGCGTTTTGGTGTTCCGTTACTTCACCAGCTCCGCCCTCAGCCCATTAATCTCCCCAACAACGGGCCCGTGCCCATGACAGGCCCAAATTTTGGCTACCGGAACTCGAATTTGGGTTTTCCACCAAACCAGAACCGGGTTCGTGTTTCTCCTCCTGTTTCTGTTCCGGTTCAGGTTCAGTCATCTGAACCGGAAAAGAAGATCATGGACCACAGGCTTCTTGAATTGGAGAAGCAGCTTCTGGAAGATAACGacgaagaaggagaagcagatGCTGCGTCTGTGATAACCACGAGCGAGTGGTCCGAGACTTATCAGAATTTAATCAGTCCCGGTCCGGTTCAGAAACCGGTTTTGACGACCACGTCGCCGACTTCGTCGACGACGTCATCCACGTCATCTTCTTCCTCCGTGGCTTCGCCTGCTTCCGGATGCTCCAAGCAAACTCTCATGGAAGCCGCATCTGCAATTGTTGAAGGAAAACATGATGTTGCAGCGGAGATCCTCAACCGGTTGAACGGTGTGAACCGGAGTGATAGGTTAACGGATTGCATGGTTTCGGCGTTGAAATCGAGGATGAATCCGGGGGAGCATCCTCCGCCGGTGGCGGAGCTTTTCAGAAAGGAGCACGCCGAGTCGTCTCAGCTGCTTTTGGATAACTCAGTGTGCTTCAAGGTAGGGTTCATGGCGGCGAATTACGCGATTCTGGAAGCCGCATTTGAGGAGAAAACGGAGAATAACAGGTTCTGCGTGGTGGATTTTGAGATTGGAAAGGGAAAGCAGTATTTGCACCTCCTCAACGCGCTCTCGGCGCGTGACCAGAACGCGGTGGTGAAGATCGCGGCTGTGGCGGAGAACGGCGGCGAGGAGAGAGTGCGCGCCGTGGGAGACATGCTGAGTCTACTCGCAGAGAAGCTGAGGATCAGGTTCGAGTTCAAGATCGTCGCGACTCAGAAAATCACCGAGTTGACTCGCGAGTCGCTGGGATGCGAAGTGGACGAGGTTCTCATGGTGAACTTCGCGTTCAACCTGAACAAGATTCCCGACGAGAGCGTCTCCACGGAGAATCCTCGGGACGAGCTCCTGCGGCGCGTGAAGCGTCTGGCGCCGCGCGTGGTGACAATTGTGGAGCAGGAGATAAACGCAAACACGGCGCCGTTTTTGGCGCGCGTGGCGGAGACGCTGTCGTATTACAGCGCGTTGTTGGAGTCCATTGAGGCCACCACTGCAGGGAGagaaaataacaataacaacctAGACCGAGTCAGACTCGAGGAGGGACTGAGTCGAAAATTGCATAACTCGGTGGCGTGCGAAGGAAGAGATCGCGTGGAACGGTGTGAAGTGTTTGGAAAATGGCGCGCGCGTATGAGCATGGCGGGGTTCGAGTTAAAACCACTGAGTCAAAGCATGGCCGAGTCAATAAAATCGCGACTCACCACGGCCAACAACCGAGTCAACTCGGGACTGACTGTAAAAGAAGAGAACGGAGGGATTTGCTTTGGTTGGATGGGAAGAACACTCACGGTCGCATCTGCTTGGCGTTAA